A single region of the Streptomyces sp. NBC_01803 genome encodes:
- a CDS encoding immunity 51 family protein: MTDRDTGDDTGLAPLVFFEYDHRPGTFCLLLSDAAMVAVEDVFERCGQYGNGYGWAGVARSAVRARAPELAGRFGYDPEAGMFVAYGEDADALRRLGMLLREALHDRAVLRELIESGDPEWFD, from the coding sequence ATGACTGATCGTGACACGGGCGACGACACCGGCCTCGCCCCGCTGGTGTTCTTCGAGTACGACCACCGGCCCGGCACGTTCTGCCTGTTGCTGAGCGACGCCGCCATGGTGGCGGTGGAGGACGTCTTCGAGCGGTGCGGGCAGTACGGCAACGGCTACGGCTGGGCGGGCGTGGCCCGGTCCGCGGTGCGGGCGCGGGCACCCGAGCTGGCGGGGCGGTTCGGCTACGACCCGGAGGCGGGGATGTTCGTGGCGTACGGCGAGGACGCCGACGCGCTGCGGCGGCTGGGGATGTTGCTGCGGGAGGCGCTCCACGACCGGGCGGTGCTCAGGGAGTTGATCGAGTCCGGCGACCCGGAGTGGTTCGACTGA